In Labilibaculum sp. DW002, one DNA window encodes the following:
- the dnaE gene encoding DNA polymerase III subunit alpha, whose product MFLIFDTETTGLPKKWKAPLSDFENWPRMVQLAWQCHDIEGNFLFAKNHVITPDGYTIPEDVVAVHGITTEIAQEKGIPLKDALLDFMEDVKKSNFIIGHNVSFDINIAGCELLRCEMEEQELVNASSLDTMTGSKEYCDLKRKGQLKNPTLTELHMKLFGVPFAEAHNAAADVEATSRCFLELIRVDGLSAELLRFSMEQIQAFKLNNPKPIELVGIKYESFKVNTAFDDISIEKEERKRKEAAKNITPQPFVHLHVHTQYSILDGAAKTAQVAAKAKEDGMAAVAITDHGSMFGVKEFHVACGKAGIKPIIGVEAYVARRGHLIKENKGDGSGHHIILLAKNYKGYQNLLRLTSIAHTDGMYYKPRIDKDLLEEYNEGLIVSSACLGGEVSQHIMNGNINKAKETILWFKDVFGEDYYLEIMRHPNNDPRLKGDVWEKQVRVNKVIRGLGAELGVKVIATNDSHFVNPEDAEAHDVLVCLNTGRDYDDPTRMRYTKQEWFKTTEEMNELFADVPDALANTLEIAEKVEAFELNANPIMPPFDIPEEFGTLEIYKEKFNEAALIEEFKDERYEKLGGYDKVLPIKLEADYLEYLAFEGAKVRYGEVLEDHVVERLNFELDTIKTMGFPGYFLITQDFINWAKDNGVIVGPGRGSAAGSVVAYSISITDVDPIKYDLLFERFLNPDRVSMPDVDIDFDDDGRQDVLDYVTEKYGQDKVAHICTFGTMATKSSIKDVARVLRLDLSEAIRLTKLVPEAPKMSFKKAYEEEPALLEEKNSSNPLIAQTIKFAESLEGSVRQTGVHACGVLIGKNPLVEHLPVMPTKGEELLTTQYDGRYVEDIGLLKMDFLGLKTLSIIKEVLANVKLSRGIDVDINNVDLENEETFQLFSKGETTGIFQFESPGMKKHLKGLKPNRFEDLVAMNALYRPGPMQYIPNFVNRKHGKEEIVYDHPIMEKYLNDTYGITVYQEQVMLQSRALGGFTRGMSDSLRKAMGKKKIAEMDKLKVQFIEGCHDNPKFMEGVNGDNAKADKLIDKIWADWEAFAQYAFNKSHSVCYAYIAYQTGYLKAHHPAEFMAAVLSRNLSDIEKVTIFMDECKRMRLPVLGPDVNESYLRFTVNKEGAVRFGMAAVKGVGEAAVEDIIKERENGDFKDVFDFVERVNLRTVNKRTLENLAMSGGFDSFEFNRSQYFATDEFDTTFIELLSKYGNKLQAEKAMAQQTLFGGVEDYVVTPPKVPNSGEWSKLERLNKEKALIGIYLSAHPLDDYRLEIDSFCNASLSELSVDMLQFKDKEINIAGMVTAVRRGITRTGNPFAIVNIEDFTDSYELPFFGKDFVEFNNYFVEGLSVFINGRVQQRTWPRDSTELEFKVKNISLLTDVLEQRVKELTVEVPLGSLTNELVTEMANCMEENQGNLKLNFVIFDERNVRVKMFSRTCKVKLSTDLIEYFKNNSEIEFKIN is encoded by the coding sequence ATGTTTTTAATATTTGACACTGAAACCACAGGCTTACCCAAGAAATGGAAAGCACCATTAAGTGATTTTGAGAACTGGCCACGCATGGTACAACTCGCATGGCAATGTCACGATATCGAGGGTAATTTCCTGTTTGCAAAAAACCATGTTATTACACCCGATGGATATACCATTCCTGAAGATGTGGTAGCGGTGCATGGCATAACAACAGAAATAGCTCAGGAAAAAGGGATTCCCCTTAAAGATGCTCTACTTGATTTTATGGAGGATGTAAAGAAATCAAACTTTATCATCGGACATAATGTGTCATTCGATATTAATATAGCAGGTTGTGAATTATTGCGCTGTGAAATGGAGGAGCAGGAGCTTGTAAATGCATCTTCTCTTGATACCATGACAGGCAGTAAGGAGTATTGTGATCTTAAACGCAAAGGCCAACTTAAAAACCCTACGCTTACCGAGCTTCACATGAAGCTTTTTGGTGTTCCTTTTGCAGAAGCTCATAATGCTGCCGCAGATGTGGAAGCAACTTCTCGTTGTTTCTTGGAGTTGATTAGGGTGGATGGTTTAAGTGCTGAGTTGTTGAGGTTTTCAATGGAGCAGATTCAGGCGTTTAAACTTAATAATCCAAAGCCAATTGAATTGGTGGGTATTAAGTATGAGTCTTTTAAGGTCAACACCGCTTTTGACGATATTTCTATTGAAAAGGAAGAACGAAAAAGGAAAGAGGCTGCAAAAAATATTACACCGCAACCTTTTGTTCATTTGCATGTTCATACGCAATATTCTATTCTCGATGGAGCTGCTAAAACTGCTCAAGTTGCAGCAAAAGCAAAAGAAGATGGTATGGCAGCTGTAGCTATTACCGATCATGGTAGCATGTTCGGCGTAAAAGAGTTTCATGTTGCTTGCGGCAAAGCAGGTATCAAACCGATTATCGGTGTTGAAGCCTATGTAGCAAGACGAGGACATTTAATTAAAGAAAATAAAGGGGATGGATCAGGTCATCACATTATTTTGCTAGCTAAAAATTACAAAGGGTATCAAAATCTCTTGAGGTTAACATCTATTGCCCATACAGATGGTATGTATTACAAACCTCGTATTGACAAGGATTTACTCGAAGAATATAATGAAGGACTTATTGTAAGTAGTGCTTGCCTTGGTGGTGAAGTGTCGCAACACATCATGAATGGGAATATTAATAAGGCCAAAGAAACGATTCTATGGTTTAAAGATGTATTTGGAGAAGATTATTATTTGGAGATTATGCGTCATCCAAATAACGATCCTCGTTTGAAGGGCGATGTTTGGGAAAAACAGGTGAGAGTGAATAAGGTAATTCGTGGATTAGGTGCTGAACTTGGTGTTAAAGTAATTGCGACTAATGATTCACATTTTGTGAACCCTGAAGATGCAGAAGCGCACGATGTTTTGGTATGCTTAAATACAGGCCGTGATTACGACGATCCAACACGAATGCGTTACACCAAGCAAGAGTGGTTTAAGACTACAGAAGAGATGAATGAACTCTTCGCTGATGTACCTGATGCACTTGCGAACACCTTGGAGATCGCTGAAAAAGTTGAGGCTTTTGAACTCAATGCCAATCCTATTATGCCTCCTTTTGATATACCAGAAGAATTTGGAACTTTAGAAATTTATAAAGAGAAATTCAACGAAGCTGCACTTATAGAGGAGTTTAAAGATGAACGTTATGAAAAGTTAGGTGGTTACGATAAAGTGTTGCCAATTAAATTAGAGGCTGATTATCTTGAATATCTTGCATTTGAAGGCGCTAAGGTTCGTTACGGTGAAGTTTTAGAGGATCATGTTGTTGAACGTCTTAATTTCGAGTTGGATACAATTAAGACCATGGGTTTTCCTGGTTATTTCTTGATTACACAGGATTTTATTAATTGGGCTAAGGACAACGGAGTTATTGTTGGTCCTGGTCGAGGTTCAGCTGCAGGTTCAGTTGTAGCTTATAGTATTTCAATTACTGATGTAGATCCGATTAAATATGACTTACTGTTTGAGCGTTTCCTAAATCCTGATCGTGTTTCAATGCCCGATGTGGATATTGATTTTGATGATGATGGTCGACAGGATGTATTGGATTATGTAACTGAGAAATATGGACAAGATAAAGTAGCTCATATTTGCACCTTTGGAACCATGGCTACCAAAAGTTCCATTAAGGATGTTGCACGTGTATTGCGTTTGGATTTGTCTGAAGCTATTCGCCTTACCAAATTGGTGCCTGAAGCACCAAAGATGAGTTTTAAAAAAGCATATGAAGAAGAGCCTGCTCTGCTCGAAGAAAAGAATTCTTCTAATCCGCTCATAGCACAAACCATTAAATTTGCCGAATCTCTTGAAGGATCGGTAAGACAAACAGGAGTGCATGCTTGTGGTGTTTTGATTGGTAAAAATCCTTTGGTAGAGCATTTGCCAGTGATGCCAACCAAAGGAGAGGAATTATTAACAACGCAGTACGATGGTCGTTACGTTGAGGATATCGGTCTGTTAAAAATGGATTTTCTTGGTCTAAAAACCTTATCCATTATAAAAGAAGTACTAGCGAATGTAAAATTGTCAAGAGGTATTGATGTTGATATTAACAATGTCGATCTGGAGAATGAGGAGACTTTTCAACTGTTTAGTAAAGGTGAAACAACGGGTATTTTCCAGTTTGAGTCACCGGGAATGAAAAAGCACTTAAAGGGGTTAAAACCTAACCGTTTTGAAGACCTTGTGGCAATGAATGCTCTTTATCGTCCGGGACCGATGCAATACATTCCGAATTTTGTAAATCGTAAGCATGGTAAGGAGGAAATTGTCTATGATCATCCAATCATGGAAAAATATCTGAACGATACTTATGGTATTACGGTTTATCAGGAGCAAGTGATGCTCCAGTCGAGAGCACTGGGGGGATTCACGCGTGGTATGTCTGACTCCTTGCGTAAGGCAATGGGAAAGAAGAAGATCGCCGAAATGGATAAACTTAAGGTTCAATTTATCGAAGGTTGTCACGATAACCCGAAATTTATGGAGGGTGTAAATGGTGATAATGCAAAAGCAGACAAACTGATTGATAAAATTTGGGCTGACTGGGAGGCATTTGCACAGTATGCTTTTAATAAATCTCACTCTGTTTGTTACGCTTATATTGCCTATCAAACGGGTTATTTAAAAGCACATCATCCGGCAGAATTTATGGCAGCAGTACTTAGCCGTAACCTTTCTGATATTGAAAAAGTGACCATTTTCATGGATGAGTGCAAGCGTATGCGTTTGCCGGTATTAGGTCCTGATGTCAATGAATCTTACCTTCGGTTTACGGTAAATAAGGAAGGCGCTGTTCGTTTTGGAATGGCCGCTGTTAAAGGTGTTGGAGAAGCCGCTGTTGAAGATATTATCAAAGAAAGAGAGAATGGAGACTTCAAGGATGTTTTTGACTTTGTCGAACGTGTGAATTTGCGAACAGTCAATAAACGTACGCTTGAAAATCTTGCCATGTCGGGCGGTTTCGATAGTTTCGAATTTAATCGTAGCCAATACTTTGCAACCGACGAATTTGATACAACTTTCATTGAGCTCTTATCCAAATACGGTAATAAGTTGCAGGCAGAGAAAGCTATGGCTCAACAAACCCTTTTTGGTGGGGTAGAAGATTATGTGGTAACGCCACCTAAGGTACCAAACTCGGGAGAGTGGAGTAAGCTTGAGCGCCTGAATAAGGAAAAAGCTTTGATTGGAATTTACCTTTCAGCGCATCCATTAGATGATTACCGACTGGAGATTGATTCATTTTGTAATGCATCCTTATCTGAGTTATCTGTTGATATGCTTCAGTTTAAGGACAAAGAAATTAATATTGCAGGAATGGTAACCGCTGTCCGAAGAGGTATAACCCGAACAGGTAACCCTTTTGCAATTGTTAATATTGAAGATTTTACGGATTCATACGAACTCCCTTTCTTTGGAAAGGATTTTGTTGAGTTCAACAACTATTTTGTTGAAGGACTTTCCGTATTTATAAATGGTCGCGTTCAACAACGAACCTGGCCCAGGGATTCGACAGAATTAGAATTTAAGGTCAAAAATATTAGCTTACTTACCGACGTTTTAGAGCAGAGAGTAAAAGAACTTACTGTTGAAGTTCCATTGGGGAGTCTTACTAACGAACTGGTTACAGAGATGGCTAATTGTATGGAAGAAAATCAGGGTAACTTAAAGTTGAACTTTGTTATTTTTGATGAAAGAAACGTGAGGGTCAAAATGTTTTCAAGAACTTGTAAAGTGAAACTTTCTACTGATTTGATAGAATATTTCAAAAATAATTCTGAAATTGAATTCAAAATTAACTAA
- a CDS encoding 30S ribosomal protein S16: MATKIRLARHGRKGRPFYHIVVADSRAPRDGKYIERIGSYNPNTNPATINLDFDKALTWLNTGAQPTDTARAILSYEGVMMKKHLQGGVKKGAFDEAAAEVKFEAWKKEKEAKINAKKEGLSTAASDSAKARLEAETKVSTDRAEAIAKKAADAEEAAKAEAAAKEAPAAEGSEETEA; the protein is encoded by the coding sequence ATGGCAACAAAGATTAGATTAGCCCGACATGGTCGCAAAGGTAGACCATTTTACCACATTGTGGTAGCAGATAGCAGAGCGCCACGTGATGGTAAGTACATTGAGCGTATTGGATCTTACAATCCTAATACAAACCCAGCTACTATTAACTTGGACTTTGATAAAGCATTGACTTGGTTAAATACAGGAGCACAACCAACTGACACTGCAAGAGCAATTTTATCTTACGAAGGTGTAATGATGAAGAAGCACTTACAAGGTGGTGTTAAAAAAGGAGCTTTCGACGAGGCTGCTGCAGAAGTAAAATTCGAAGCTTGGAAGAAAGAGAAAGAAGCTAAAATCAACGCTAAGAAAGAAGGTCTTTCTACTGCTGCGTCTGATTCAGCTAAAGCTCGTTTAGAAGCAGAAACTAAGGTTTCTACTGATAGAGCAGAAGCTATTGCAAAGAAAGCTGCAGATGCTGAAGAAGCTGCTAAAGCTGAAGCTGCTGCTAAAGAAGCTCCTGCTGCTGAAGGTTCAGAAGAAACTGAAGCTTAA
- the rimM gene encoding ribosome maturation factor RimM (Essential for efficient processing of 16S rRNA) encodes MLRIEDCYLAGTFTKTHGVKGELVAKKSSDLLEKYKLESVLVDIDGGLVPFFIPKKGITPRNHSSVRIQLEDLDSEAKAQRFIGCDIYILMKDVPDFIEEEEDIDPNVLIGFVYIDEERGEIGTIEDIQDYSGNIVLVLELNGQEVLIPFADENFIEINEEEKSIIMETPDGLLDMYL; translated from the coding sequence ATGCTTAGAATAGAAGATTGCTATCTTGCCGGAACATTTACTAAAACTCACGGAGTAAAAGGTGAACTTGTAGCAAAAAAATCTAGCGATCTTCTCGAAAAATATAAATTGGAATCAGTCCTTGTCGATATCGACGGAGGACTGGTTCCTTTTTTCATTCCTAAAAAAGGAATTACACCTCGCAACCACTCAAGTGTGAGGATTCAATTGGAAGATTTGGATTCAGAAGCCAAAGCACAGCGTTTCATTGGCTGTGACATCTACATTCTGATGAAAGATGTTCCTGATTTTATTGAGGAAGAAGAAGACATTGACCCTAACGTACTTATTGGATTCGTTTATATTGATGAAGAAAGAGGCGAAATAGGAACGATTGAAGACATTCAGGATTATTCAGGCAATATTGTATTGGTTCTTGAACTGAATGGGCAAGAAGTCTTAATTCCATTTGCTGATGAGAACTTCATTGAAATAAATGAGGAAGAAAAATCTATCATCATGGAAACTCCGGATGGCTTGCTTGACATGTACCTTTAA
- a CDS encoding head GIN domain-containing protein: MKTRKVVSIFALFAFILSGSMVFAQSKENREVRDFESISLSIHAKVYLTQDNSTSVKIKGDSDDLKEIITEVENGSLKIKRKKNRNWGWNNSFKNVEIYITTPDVRNLRISGSGNIIAKSSIKTNNATYAISGSGNIIVDDLSAETLECHISGSGDMNLKGEVTDDFEIHISGSGDVDAAYLKAEDVSVRVSGSGDCKVYATKNLNARVAGSGDIYYRGKPQSIDSKSAGSGKIRSIGK, from the coding sequence ATGAAAACAAGAAAAGTTGTATCCATATTTGCCCTTTTCGCTTTTATTTTAAGCGGAAGCATGGTTTTTGCTCAAAGCAAAGAAAACAGAGAAGTTCGCGATTTTGAATCAATCAGTTTATCGATTCATGCCAAAGTATATCTAACGCAGGACAATTCTACATCAGTCAAAATCAAGGGAGATTCTGATGATTTAAAAGAAATCATCACAGAAGTGGAAAATGGCAGTTTAAAAATCAAACGCAAAAAGAACAGAAATTGGGGTTGGAACAACTCTTTTAAAAATGTGGAAATTTACATCACCACTCCTGACGTGAGAAACCTAAGAATTTCTGGTTCTGGAAATATAATTGCAAAAAGTTCGATTAAAACTAATAATGCTACTTATGCCATAAGTGGTAGTGGGAACATTATTGTTGATGACCTAAGCGCTGAAACTCTTGAATGCCATATTTCTGGTTCAGGTGATATGAATCTAAAGGGAGAAGTTACAGATGATTTTGAGATTCACATTAGCGGATCGGGTGATGTTGATGCAGCCTATCTAAAAGCTGAAGACGTAAGTGTTAGAGTTTCCGGATCTGGTGATTGCAAGGTATATGCAACTAAAAATTTAAATGCAAGAGTTGCTGGTAGTGGCGATATTTACTATCGCGGAAAGCCTCAATCTATCGATTCAAAATCGGCAGGATCTGGCAAGATTAGATCAATTGGAAAATAA
- a CDS encoding DUF58 domain-containing protein produces MKQLSDLIEFEAFDNLELMAKQIVEGFLLGLHRSPYHGFSVEFAEHRLYNKGESTKHVDWKLYARSDKLFVKQYEEETNLRAHMVIDTSSSMLFPYQDKKLSKMAFSVLCSAAMIHLLRNQRDAVGLSTFSDEIELLTPAKLSTSHAQLMYATLNKVYHQEEIGKNRQTKISDTLHQLAEGLHKRSLVIIFSDFIGEESPKEILESLQHLRFNKHEVLLFSIRDKQFENEFDFANRPSQFIDLETGESIKLNPSEIRDLYRKKQEEFFTELELLCGQFSIDYAEADIREDFSRVLQAYLLKRKKMM; encoded by the coding sequence TTGAAGCAATTATCTGATTTAATAGAATTTGAAGCTTTTGATAATCTGGAGCTAATGGCCAAGCAAATTGTTGAAGGTTTTCTTCTTGGTTTGCACCGAAGTCCGTATCATGGTTTTTCTGTTGAATTTGCTGAACATCGCTTGTATAATAAAGGTGAATCAACCAAACATGTAGATTGGAAATTATATGCTCGTAGCGATAAGTTGTTTGTGAAACAATATGAAGAAGAAACAAACCTTAGAGCTCATATGGTGATCGATACCTCATCATCCATGCTTTTCCCTTATCAGGATAAGAAGCTCTCTAAAATGGCCTTTTCTGTGCTTTGTTCAGCGGCTATGATTCATCTCTTGCGTAATCAACGCGATGCCGTTGGTTTATCAACTTTTTCAGATGAAATAGAGCTGCTCACACCAGCAAAATTATCTACCTCGCATGCTCAATTAATGTATGCTACATTAAACAAAGTCTATCATCAGGAGGAAATAGGAAAGAATCGACAAACCAAAATTTCCGATACGCTGCACCAATTAGCCGAAGGCCTTCACAAACGATCATTGGTGATTATTTTTTCTGATTTTATTGGAGAGGAATCCCCTAAAGAAATACTCGAATCCTTACAACACTTGCGTTTTAATAAGCATGAGGTTTTACTTTTCTCCATCCGCGACAAGCAATTCGAAAATGAATTTGATTTTGCAAATAGACCTAGTCAGTTTATCGATTTGGAGACTGGGGAAAGCATAAAATTAAACCCATCCGAAATACGTGATCTGTATCGCAAAAAGCAAGAAGAATTTTTTACGGAACTCGAATTGTTATGTGGACAATTCTCAATAGATTATGCTGAGGCTGATATCCGTGAAGATTTTAGTCGTGTGCTCCAAGCTTATTTACTAAAACGTAAAAAAATGATGTAG
- the trxA gene encoding thioredoxin, translating into MTIKVDDTNFEEIVLKSDKPVLVDFWAEWCGPCRMVGPIVDELADDFDGKFVVTKVDVDASPATAAKFGIRNIPTIIFLKGGEVVDKQVGAVPKSSLAEKIDALL; encoded by the coding sequence ATGACTATTAAAGTAGATGATACTAATTTCGAGGAGATTGTTTTGAAGTCAGACAAGCCTGTATTGGTTGACTTTTGGGCTGAGTGGTGTGGACCATGTAGAATGGTTGGACCAATCGTAGACGAGTTAGCTGATGATTTCGACGGTAAATTTGTAGTTACTAAAGTTGATGTTGATGCAAGTCCTGCAACTGCTGCTAAATTTGGTATCCGTAACATTCCTACCATTATTTTCTTAAAAGGTGGAGAAGTTGTTGACAAGCAAGTTGGAGCAGTTCCAAAATCAAGTCTTGCTGAAAAGATTGACGCTTTATTGTAA
- a CDS encoding L-threonylcarbamoyladenylate synthase: protein MHNDIKKALEVLKSGGIILYPTDTIWGIGCDATNAEAVKRVYEIKQREDSKSMLVLMENPNRISSYVDDVPEIALDLLEVTNKPTTIIYSGAKNLANNLINSDGSIGIRITDENFTQQLIQRFRKPIVSTSANISGEPSPANFDEIDEEIKEAVDYIVEYRQDDLSENKASSIIKLGLGGEIDILRS from the coding sequence ATGCACAACGATATAAAAAAGGCTTTAGAGGTTCTTAAAAGTGGTGGTATTATCCTTTATCCTACAGATACTATTTGGGGAATTGGCTGTGATGCTACAAATGCAGAAGCTGTAAAACGTGTTTATGAGATAAAACAACGTGAAGATTCTAAATCTATGTTAGTTCTTATGGAGAATCCAAACCGTATTAGCTCATATGTTGATGATGTTCCTGAGATTGCTTTAGATCTACTTGAAGTGACGAATAAGCCAACAACTATAATTTATTCTGGAGCCAAAAATTTGGCTAATAATCTGATTAATTCTGACGGTAGTATTGGTATTCGAATTACGGATGAAAATTTCACTCAACAGTTGATTCAGCGTTTTAGAAAGCCTATCGTTTCTACTTCTGCAAATATTAGTGGTGAGCCATCACCTGCAAATTTTGATGAAATTGATGAGGAAATAAAAGAAGCCGTAGATTATATTGTAGAGTACAGACAAGATGATTTATCTGAAAATAAAGCTTCAAGTATTATTAAATTGGGCTTAGGAGGAGAAATTGATATTCTTCGATCGTAA
- a CDS encoding acyl-CoA thioesterase — MEFKHTKKIQIRFGDIDLMGHANNGVQLSYLDLARMEYFQKVYGEVIDWKDAALIVAHLEIDYLSPIMLDDKIEVHTKIYKIGNKSVSLHQDIVDSISGEIKTKTSQVMVAFSSKLGKSILVPETLKIRIREFEDKVIG, encoded by the coding sequence ATGGAATTCAAGCATACAAAGAAAATACAAATCCGTTTCGGCGATATCGATTTAATGGGACATGCCAATAATGGTGTGCAGTTGAGCTATTTGGACTTGGCGCGAATGGAGTATTTCCAAAAGGTATATGGGGAAGTAATCGATTGGAAGGATGCAGCTTTAATTGTAGCGCATTTAGAAATAGATTATTTATCACCAATCATGCTTGATGATAAAATTGAAGTACACACAAAAATTTATAAAATAGGAAATAAAAGTGTGTCTTTGCATCAAGACATTGTCGATTCAATTTCTGGGGAAATAAAAACCAAAACATCACAGGTTATGGTTGCTTTTAGTTCAAAGTTAGGAAAAAGTATTCTAGTGCCAGAAACTTTAAAAATTAGAATCCGCGAGTTCGAAGACAAAGTCATTGGATAG